CGCTTCCTCCAAGCGGCTGCGCCGTCGGGCTCCAATCAGAGGAATGATATCCTCCCCACGGGACAGTACCCAGGCGATCGCGACCTGGGCTACTGTGGCATCCTGTTCTGTGGCAATGGTCCGCAGGGCCTCAACCAGGGACAGATTCTGATCGAGATTCTCGCCAGAAAACCGGGGCAGGTGGCTGCGGAAATCCTGGGCTGTTCCCGATCGCTCTTTGGACCAGTGACCACTTAGCAGCCCTCGCGACAACACCCCATAGGCTGTGATGGCGATGCCCAGTTCTCGCACGGTCGGCAAAATCTCTGCCTCAATACTGCGGCTCAGGAGCGAATATTCGATTTGCAGCCAGGCGATGGGATGGACGGCCTGGGCCCGGCGGATGGTTTCCACCCCGACTTCGGATAAGCCGATGTGCCGCACGTACCCAGCCTGGACCATTTCCCCGATCGCACCGATCGTGTCTTCGATCGGCACTGCTGGATCCAGACGGGCAGGCTGGTACAGGTCAATATAGTCGGTTCCCAGCCGTTGCAGCGTGTAGGCCAGAGCCGTTTTAACGGCTGCCGGACGGCCATCAAATCCGATGAAGCTCCCGTCAGGGGAGCGCAGGGCCCCAAACTTCACAGCGATGAAAACATCCTCCCGCCGCCGTCCGACCAGAGCTTCATGCAAGAGCAACTCATTATGACCCATGCCATAGAAGTCGCCCGTATCCAACAGGGTTATGCCTGCATCCAGAGCGGCGTGAATTGTTGCAATGCTCTCTTCCCGATCGGCAGGGCCATAGAAATCTGACATGCCCATACAGCCCAACCCCAGTGCCGACACCCTAGGGC
The nucleotide sequence above comes from Leptolyngbya sp. 'hensonii'. Encoded proteins:
- a CDS encoding aldo/keto reductase; amino-acid sequence: MVMRQLGKNGPRVSALGLGCMGMSDFYGPADREESIATIHAALDAGITLLDTGDFYGMGHNELLLHEALVGRRREDVFIAVKFGALRSPDGSFIGFDGRPAAVKTALAYTLQRLGTDYIDLYQPARLDPAVPIEDTIGAIGEMVQAGYVRHIGLSEVGVETIRRAQAVHPIAWLQIEYSLLSRSIEAEILPTVRELGIAITAYGVLSRGLLSGHWSKERSGTAQDFRSHLPRFSGENLDQNLSLVEALRTIATEQDATVAQVAIAWVLSRGEDIIPLIGARRRSRLEEALGSLTLHLNADELARIEAAIPLDAVAGERYDAGQMALLDSEKPA